A single window of Pseudoduganella plicata DNA harbors:
- a CDS encoding TldD/PmbA family protein — MERRAFLNLGGAALGTMLLPPFGRAIAAEELVRPVETKFKKMLADTALTAATQAGASYCDVRVGRYLNQFITTRDLNIENVTNTESAGVGVRVIAGGAYGFAATNDMTPDGVAGAARQAVAIARANAKLQTEPVQLAPTPGVGEVAWATPFKKDWRTVPIKEKAELLIAGNKAGMEAGASFMQSLLFQVNQQKYFASTDGSYIDQDLHRLWVPFFATAVDKTSGKFRSRSGLSTPVGMGYEYLDGRKEDKFQAAGGVTTLYRNSYDLIEDARAAGKQAKQKLTAKSVQPGKYDLVLSPEHLWLTIHESVGHPTELDRVLGYEANFAGTSFATLDKWQSKKFKYGADIVNIVADKTTPGSLGAVGYDDEGVKCKRWDIIKDGVLVNYQATRDQAHIIGEKESHGCSYADSWSSVQFQRMPNVSLQAGKKQLTPDQMIKDVKKGIYIVGDGSFSIDQQRYNFQFGGQLFYEIKDGKITQPLEDVAYQANTQEFWNACTALCDERDWRMGGSFFDGKGQPSQSSIVSHGASTARFNGINVINTARKIG; from the coding sequence ATGGAACGACGTGCATTTCTCAATCTCGGCGGCGCAGCGCTGGGCACCATGCTGTTGCCACCCTTCGGCAGGGCCATCGCGGCCGAAGAGCTGGTTCGGCCCGTGGAAACGAAGTTCAAGAAAATGCTGGCCGATACGGCGCTGACGGCGGCCACGCAGGCGGGCGCCAGCTATTGCGACGTGCGCGTGGGCCGCTACCTGAACCAGTTCATCACGACGCGCGACCTGAATATCGAGAATGTCACGAACACGGAATCGGCCGGTGTCGGCGTGCGCGTCATCGCGGGCGGCGCCTACGGTTTCGCCGCGACCAACGACATGACGCCCGACGGCGTGGCTGGCGCTGCGCGCCAGGCCGTCGCCATTGCCCGCGCCAATGCCAAACTGCAGACCGAACCGGTGCAGCTTGCACCAACACCGGGCGTCGGCGAGGTCGCATGGGCCACGCCGTTCAAGAAGGACTGGCGCACGGTGCCGATCAAGGAGAAAGCCGAGCTGCTGATCGCCGGGAACAAGGCCGGCATGGAGGCAGGCGCTTCGTTCATGCAATCGCTGCTGTTCCAGGTGAACCAGCAGAAGTACTTTGCCTCGACCGACGGTTCTTACATCGACCAGGACCTGCACCGCCTGTGGGTGCCGTTCTTCGCCACGGCCGTGGACAAGACGAGCGGCAAGTTCCGTTCGCGTTCGGGCCTGTCCACGCCGGTCGGCATGGGCTACGAATACCTGGACGGCCGCAAGGAAGACAAATTCCAGGCCGCCGGCGGCGTCACCACGCTGTACCGCAATTCGTATGACCTGATCGAGGATGCGCGCGCCGCCGGCAAACAGGCCAAGCAGAAGCTGACGGCCAAATCCGTCCAGCCGGGCAAGTACGACCTGGTGCTGTCGCCCGAACACCTATGGCTGACGATTCACGAATCCGTCGGCCACCCGACGGAGCTGGACCGCGTGCTGGGCTACGAGGCCAACTTCGCCGGCACCAGCTTCGCCACGCTGGACAAATGGCAGTCGAAGAAATTCAAGTACGGTGCCGACATCGTCAACATCGTGGCCGACAAGACGACGCCTGGCTCGCTGGGCGCGGTCGGCTACGACGACGAAGGCGTCAAGTGCAAGCGCTGGGACATCATCAAGGACGGCGTGCTGGTGAACTACCAGGCCACGCGCGACCAGGCCCACATCATCGGCGAGAAGGAATCGCACGGCTGCTCGTACGCGGACAGCTGGAGCAGCGTGCAGTTCCAGCGCATGCCGAATGTCTCGCTCCAGGCGGGCAAGAAGCAGCTGACGCCCGACCAGATGATCAAGGACGTCAAGAAGGGCATCTATATCGTCGGCGACGGTTCGTTCTCGATCGACCAGCAGCGCTATAACTTCCAGTTCGGCGGCCAGCTGTTCTACGAAATCAAGGATGGCAAGATCACGCAGCCGCTGGAAGACGTGGCCTACCAGGCCAACACGCAGGAGTTCTGGAACGCGTGCACGGCACTGTGCGATGAGCGCGACTGGCGCATGGGCGGCTCGTTCTTCGACGGCAAAGGCCAGCCGAGCCAGTCTAGCATCGTCTCGCATGGCGCCTCGACGGCACGCTTCAACGGCATCAACGTGATCAACACCGCCCGCAAGATCGGCTGA
- a CDS encoding GFA family protein has translation MKTLHGSCLCGGVVYRAAGPVHHSSHCYCTMCRKQHGAAAGTYANVDRAGYVIEQGAALVTEYASSEHGRRGFCKVCGSTLFWRSTDSPERIAVTLGTLEPEYDGPVERELHTDTKPRWLPVR, from the coding sequence ATGAAGACACTGCACGGATCATGCCTGTGCGGCGGCGTGGTGTATCGCGCCGCCGGGCCCGTCCACCACAGCAGCCATTGCTACTGCACGATGTGCCGGAAGCAGCACGGCGCAGCCGCAGGTACCTATGCCAACGTCGACCGCGCCGGTTACGTTATCGAGCAGGGCGCGGCGCTGGTGACGGAGTATGCGTCGTCCGAGCATGGCCGGCGCGGCTTCTGCAAGGTCTGCGGCTCCACGCTGTTCTGGCGCAGCACGGACTCCCCCGAGCGCATTGCCGTCACCCTTGGCACACTGGAGCCGGAGTACGACGGCCCTGTCGAACGGGAGCTGCACACGGACACCAAGCCCCGCTGGCTCCCGGTCAGGTGA
- a CDS encoding M1 family metallopeptidase: MRTSFTLRAATPVITLALLGPVSAFAQDPLSYARYNEVRTTALHLDLKADFGRKTLAGYAELTLNWLDKNSRTLVLDTRQLSIARVQVQTPAGGWAPASYMLDKADARKGQALRISLQNQPNKVRIYYHTAPTANALQWMTPAQTLSGKRPFMFSQSQPIDARSWVPVQDTPAVRFTYTARVAAPTGLRVVMSAENNPQATGKGGWTFRMPQPIPSYLLAIAIGELEVRNLGPRTAVYAEPARIEAAAFELADTEKMIAAAESLYGSYRWGRYDMLVLPPSFPIGGMENPRMTFLTPTMIAGDRSLNDLIAHELAHSWSGNLVTNASWKHWWLNEGFTTYVTTRVIETLYGSEVADMNLQVEQEEALASLKEIPVAKQALLTRDPDVNPDTYTDEGLAYPKGAWFLRTLEQRAGREVFDPFLRGWFDQHAFQSVTTDQFLAYLRANLLDKHPEVMTQAELDEWLYGAGIPASARRVVSQRFAAVDAQRGAWLKGEQATADLTARGWTATEWMHFLNDIDNKANAAQLRELDQTFALRTSKNNEIAYRFYLAAVHAGYDVREPLNAFLMSVGRQKFVVPLYTALLKNPAQAQWARAVFAKARPRYHPETQASVAKLIK; this comes from the coding sequence ATGCGAACATCCTTCACACTGCGCGCAGCGACGCCCGTCATCACGCTGGCGCTGCTGGGCCCCGTCTCCGCGTTTGCCCAGGATCCCCTGAGCTACGCCCGCTACAACGAGGTGCGCACCACGGCGCTGCACCTGGACCTGAAGGCCGACTTCGGCCGCAAGACGCTGGCCGGCTATGCCGAACTGACGCTGAACTGGCTGGACAAGAACAGCCGCACGCTGGTGCTGGACACGCGCCAGCTCAGCATCGCGCGCGTGCAGGTGCAGACCCCTGCCGGCGGCTGGGCGCCCGCGTCGTACATGCTGGACAAGGCGGACGCAAGGAAGGGCCAGGCGCTGCGCATCTCGCTACAGAACCAGCCGAACAAGGTACGCATCTACTATCACACGGCGCCGACGGCCAACGCGCTGCAGTGGATGACGCCCGCGCAGACGCTGTCAGGCAAGCGTCCGTTCATGTTCAGCCAGTCGCAACCCATCGACGCGCGCTCGTGGGTGCCGGTACAGGACACGCCGGCCGTGCGCTTCACGTACACCGCCCGCGTGGCAGCGCCGACCGGGCTGCGTGTCGTCATGAGCGCGGAAAACAATCCTCAGGCAACGGGCAAGGGCGGCTGGACCTTCCGCATGCCGCAGCCGATTCCGTCGTACCTGCTGGCGATCGCCATCGGCGAGCTGGAAGTACGCAACCTGGGCCCGCGTACGGCCGTCTACGCCGAACCGGCCCGCATCGAGGCCGCCGCGTTCGAGCTGGCCGATACGGAGAAGATGATTGCTGCCGCCGAGTCGCTGTATGGCTCGTATCGGTGGGGCCGTTACGACATGCTGGTGCTGCCGCCGTCGTTCCCCATCGGCGGCATGGAAAACCCGCGCATGACGTTCCTGACGCCGACGATGATCGCCGGCGACCGCAGCCTGAACGACCTGATCGCCCATGAACTGGCGCACTCGTGGTCCGGCAATCTCGTCACGAACGCGTCGTGGAAGCACTGGTGGCTGAACGAAGGCTTCACCACCTACGTGACCACCCGCGTCATCGAAACGCTGTACGGCAGCGAAGTGGCGGACATGAACCTGCAGGTGGAGCAGGAAGAAGCGCTGGCGTCGCTGAAAGAGATCCCCGTGGCGAAACAGGCGCTGCTCACGCGCGACCCGGACGTCAATCCGGACACGTACACGGACGAAGGCCTGGCCTATCCAAAGGGCGCCTGGTTCCTGCGCACGCTGGAGCAGCGCGCCGGCCGCGAAGTGTTCGACCCGTTCCTGCGCGGCTGGTTCGACCAGCACGCGTTCCAGTCCGTCACGACCGACCAGTTCCTCGCGTACCTGCGGGCCAACCTGCTGGACAAGCATCCGGAAGTGATGACGCAGGCCGAGCTCGATGAGTGGCTGTACGGCGCCGGCATTCCCGCCAGCGCCAGGCGGGTGGTGTCGCAGCGCTTTGCCGCTGTCGATGCCCAGCGCGGCGCATGGCTGAAGGGCGAGCAGGCCACTGCCGACCTGACCGCGCGCGGCTGGACGGCCACCGAGTGGATGCACTTCCTGAACGACATCGACAACAAGGCCAACGCGGCGCAGCTGCGTGAGCTGGACCAGACGTTCGCTTTGCGCACCAGCAAGAACAACGAGATCGCCTACCGCTTCTACCTCGCTGCCGTGCATGCCGGTTATGACGTGCGCGAACCGCTGAATGCATTCCTGATGAGCGTGGGCCGGCAGAAGTTCGTCGTGCCGCTGTACACGGCGCTGCTGAAGAATCCGGCGCAGGCGCAATGGGCCCGGGCCGTGTTCGCCAAGGCCCGCCCGCGCTACCACCCGGAGACGCAGGCGTCGGTTGCAAAGCTGATCAAATAA
- a CDS encoding serine hydrolase, with the protein MFLKKPFVASLLLAALGAGVSHVPVLAAADTITASITTAAPFDLARDVNTVLKTFDVPGIAIAIVKDGKVVAAQGFGVRRLGDPAPVTGNTLFEIASNSKAFTAAALAQLVDEGKLKWDDPVTQHLPDFQMYDPYVTREMTVRDLLVHRSGLGLGAGDLLWWPTTTFSTDEIIHRLRYVKPATSFRASYAYDNLLYIVAGRIVAQKTGKPWGDAIRARILAPLGMDGTTTSVAAMLGSSDYAAPHSRINDRIAVVKPMPVENAVGAVGINTSAADFAKWMNALLAGGKFEDDKRLFSAAQAREMWTPQTPVKISEPKPALAATRANFNSYGLGFYVRDYRGYKMVMHGGALQGFYSRVAMLPDQKLGVAIFTNAENSGSMAALQWRILDHYLGVEPTDWIGIIAAQEQQSHRDELARQGKLVAARAAASKPSLPRASYDGEYSDPWYGNAVIRHEGKKQIFTFTRTPDLTGEMEHFQHDTFIVRWKERNFNADAYVTFALNPDGSIERMKMTAISSETDFSYDFHDLSFTPVKAKAAP; encoded by the coding sequence ATGTTCCTGAAAAAACCTTTCGTGGCGTCGCTGCTGCTGGCGGCGCTCGGCGCCGGCGTGTCGCACGTTCCCGTGCTGGCCGCGGCCGACACCATCACGGCCAGCATTACCACGGCGGCGCCGTTCGACCTCGCACGCGACGTCAACACGGTACTGAAAACCTTCGACGTGCCGGGCATCGCCATTGCCATCGTCAAGGACGGCAAGGTCGTGGCCGCGCAAGGCTTCGGCGTGCGCAGGCTGGGCGACCCGGCGCCCGTGACGGGCAATACGCTGTTCGAGATTGCGTCCAATTCGAAGGCGTTCACGGCGGCGGCGCTGGCGCAGCTGGTCGACGAGGGCAAGCTGAAATGGGACGATCCGGTGACGCAGCACCTGCCGGACTTCCAGATGTACGACCCGTACGTGACACGCGAGATGACGGTGCGTGACCTGCTGGTCCACCGCAGCGGGCTGGGACTGGGCGCCGGCGACCTGCTGTGGTGGCCGACCACGACATTCAGCACGGACGAAATCATCCACCGCCTGCGTTACGTGAAGCCGGCGACGAGCTTTCGCGCCAGCTATGCGTACGACAACCTGCTGTACATCGTGGCAGGCCGCATCGTGGCGCAGAAGACGGGCAAGCCGTGGGGCGACGCGATCCGCGCGAGGATCCTGGCGCCGCTGGGCATGGACGGCACCACGACCAGCGTGGCGGCGATGCTGGGCTCAAGCGATTACGCGGCGCCGCACAGCCGCATCAATGACCGCATCGCCGTCGTCAAGCCGATGCCGGTCGAGAATGCGGTTGGCGCCGTCGGCATCAACACGAGCGCGGCGGACTTCGCCAAATGGATGAACGCGCTGCTGGCCGGCGGCAAGTTTGAAGACGACAAACGCCTGTTCAGTGCCGCGCAGGCGCGCGAGATGTGGACGCCGCAAACGCCCGTGAAGATCAGCGAGCCAAAACCGGCGCTGGCCGCCACGCGCGCCAACTTCAATTCATATGGCCTGGGCTTCTACGTGCGTGACTACCGCGGGTACAAGATGGTGATGCACGGTGGTGCCTTGCAAGGGTTCTATTCGCGCGTGGCGATGCTGCCGGACCAGAAGCTGGGTGTGGCGATCTTTACCAACGCGGAGAACAGCGGCTCGATGGCGGCGCTGCAGTGGCGCATCCTCGACCATTACCTGGGCGTGGAGCCGACCGACTGGATCGGCATCATCGCCGCGCAGGAGCAGCAGAGCCACCGCGACGAACTGGCGCGCCAGGGCAAGCTTGTTGCCGCGCGCGCCGCCGCGTCGAAGCCTTCGCTGCCGCGTGCCAGCTATGACGGCGAATACAGCGATCCGTGGTACGGCAATGCCGTCATCCGGCACGAAGGTAAAAAACAGATCTTCACGTTCACCCGCACGCCGGACCTGACGGGCGAGATGGAGCACTTCCAGCACGACACGTTCATCGTGCGCTGGAAGGAGCGCAACTTCAACGCCGATGCCTACGTGACGTTCGCGCTCAACCCGGACGGCTCGATCGAACGCATGAAGATGACGGCGATCTCCAGCGAGACGGATTTCAGCTATGACTTCCACGATCTGTCGTTCACGCCAGTGAAGGCCAAGGCGGCGCCGTAA
- a CDS encoding class I SAM-dependent methyltransferase: MKRFFAAALLAAASSAPALADDSALKAAIGASSRTPDNVKRDAYRHPYETLTFFGIKPNMTVVELAPGGGWYTEILAPYLRDQGKLIAAGATPTSKSPNTAKAGERFKARLDANPTVYGKVQLGAFEPGNGVFNYAPAGSADMVLTFRNLHNWTEGGDDKLKALLASVHAALKPGGVFGVVEHRLPASKPQEAKASSGYMHEAYVIKLVEGAGFKLAAKSEINANPKDTADHKGGVWALPPTYANKDEDRARYAAIGESDRMTLKFVKQ, translated from the coding sequence ATGAAACGATTCTTCGCCGCAGCCCTGCTTGCAGCGGCCAGCAGCGCCCCGGCCCTGGCCGACGATTCCGCCCTCAAGGCCGCGATCGGCGCCAGCTCGCGCACGCCGGACAATGTGAAGCGCGACGCCTATCGCCACCCATACGAGACGCTGACCTTCTTCGGCATCAAGCCGAACATGACGGTGGTGGAACTGGCGCCTGGCGGCGGCTGGTACACGGAGATTCTGGCACCTTACCTGCGCGACCAGGGCAAGCTGATCGCGGCCGGCGCCACGCCGACATCGAAGTCGCCGAACACGGCCAAGGCGGGCGAGCGCTTCAAGGCACGCCTGGATGCGAACCCGACGGTATACGGCAAGGTGCAGCTGGGCGCGTTCGAGCCGGGCAACGGCGTGTTCAATTACGCGCCGGCCGGCAGCGCGGACATGGTGCTCACGTTCCGCAACCTGCACAACTGGACGGAAGGCGGCGACGACAAGCTCAAGGCGCTGCTGGCCAGCGTGCACGCGGCATTGAAGCCGGGCGGCGTGTTCGGCGTGGTGGAGCACCGCCTGCCCGCATCGAAGCCGCAGGAAGCGAAAGCGTCATCGGGCTATATGCACGAGGCGTACGTGATCAAGCTGGTGGAAGGCGCCGGCTTCAAGCTGGCGGCGAAATCGGAGATCAATGCCAATCCGAAGGACACGGCCGATCACAAGGGCGGTGTGTGGGCCTTGCCGCCGACGTATGCCAACAAGGATGAGGACCGGGCCAGGTATGCCGCGATCGGCGAGAGCGACCGCATGACGCTGAAGTTCGTGAAGCAGTAA
- a CDS encoding TMEM165/GDT1 family protein: protein MEAFLVSTGVVALAEIGDKTQLLAFVLATQFRRPLPIVFGIFVATVVNHFCAAAVGSWITNLMGPDMLRWVLGIGFLAMAAWIMVPDEIDENEPHSSRYGVFAATVITFFIAEMGDKTQIATVALAARFHEIVAVVIGTTLGMMLANVPAVYIGKRAATAVNLKLVHGIAAAIFVVLGIATLMGVGQAIGL from the coding sequence ATGGAAGCCTTCCTCGTCTCAACGGGCGTCGTCGCCCTCGCCGAAATCGGCGACAAAACCCAGCTCCTCGCTTTCGTCCTCGCCACGCAATTCCGGCGCCCGCTGCCTATCGTCTTCGGCATTTTTGTCGCCACCGTCGTCAATCACTTCTGCGCGGCCGCCGTGGGCAGCTGGATCACGAACCTGATGGGACCCGACATGCTGCGCTGGGTGCTCGGCATCGGTTTCCTGGCGATGGCCGCCTGGATCATGGTGCCCGACGAGATCGACGAGAACGAGCCGCACAGCAGCCGTTACGGCGTCTTTGCCGCCACCGTCATCACCTTCTTCATTGCCGAAATGGGCGACAAGACGCAGATTGCCACCGTGGCGCTGGCCGCCCGCTTCCACGAGATCGTCGCCGTCGTCATCGGTACCACGCTGGGCATGATGCTGGCGAACGTGCCCGCCGTGTACATCGGCAAGCGCGCCGCCACTGCCGTCAACCTGAAGCTGGTGCACGGCATCGCGGCCGCCATCTTCGTCGTGCTGGGCATTGCCACCTTGATGGGCGTGGGCCAGGCCATCGGCCTGTGA